Proteins co-encoded in one Medicago truncatula cultivar Jemalong A17 chromosome 8, MtrunA17r5.0-ANR, whole genome shotgun sequence genomic window:
- the LOC25501613 gene encoding uncharacterized protein, whose translation MVAAILTMRTGTSDFFTQKLFPLNIITTNTKPRIQRTSSYYFFQPYQMAEPPRTDNTPAPHPIQPKPNSTVEKKEIPPPPEKPDPGDCCGSGCVRCVWDVYYDELEEYNKLYKDKDLDSNPKSKP comes from the coding sequence ATGGTGGCGGCGATATTGACCATGAGAACAGGAACTTCCGATTTTTTCACACAAAAACTCTTCCCTCTAAACATCATCACCACCAACACAAAACCTCGCATTCAACGCACCTCTTCCTATTATTTCTTTCAACCATATCAAATGGCTGAACCCCCACGAACCGATAATACACCCGCGCCGCACCCGATCCAACCCAAACCTAACTCCACCGTCGAGAAGAAGGAGATTCCTCCTCCGCCGGAGAAACCCGATCCCGGTGATTGTTGTGGTAGCGGATGCGTCAGATGTGTTTGGGATGTTTATTATGATGAGCTTGAAGAATATAATAAGCTTTATAAAGATAAAGATCTAGATTCTAATCCCAAATCAAAACCCTGA
- the LOC25501614 gene encoding epoxide hydrolase A encodes MFMSEVNHQSIKTNGINIHVAEQGTGPLVLLLHGFPEIWYSWRHQLNYLAQNGYHAVAPDLRGYGDSDSPINSDSYTLHHIVGDLIGLLDHFGEHKAYVVGSDWGANIGWHLSLFRPDRVKGFVALGVPYFPRSPTDKTVETIRKVYGDGAHVCQFQEPGRAERAFARYDCLTVMKKFLLITWTHFITAPPGMEIVDFLPTPSVLPSWITEEELMVFADKFQESGFTGAFNYYRAMDLSWELLAPWQGSKITVPTKFIAGDKDVGFQNGGTKDFVEGDIFKSLVPNLEVVILDGHHHIHQEKAQIVSEEILSFIRKLSLD; translated from the exons ATGTTCATGAGTGAAGTGAATCACCAAAGCATCAAAACCAACGGAATAAATATACATGTAGCAGAACAAGGAACAGGACCACTAGTTCTACTCCTTCATGGTTTCCCAGAAATATGGTATTCTTGGCGCCATCAACTAAACTATTTGGCCCAAAATGGTTATCATGCTGTTGCACCTGATCTAAGAGGATATGGTGACTCTGATTCTCCTATCAACTCCGATTCCTACACTCTTCACCACATCGTAGGTGACCTTATTGGTCTTCTTGATCATTTTGGTGAACATAAG GCATATGTAGTAGGATCTGACTGGGGTGCAAACATTGGATGGCACCTAAGTCTATTTAGGCCTGATAGAGTGAAGGGGTTTGTTGCTCTAGGTGTTCCTTACTTTCCAAGATCTCCAACTGATAAAACTGTTGAAACTATAAGAAAAGTATACGGAGACGGAGCTCATGTTTGCCAATTTCAG GAACCAGGTCGTGCAGAGAGAGCTTTTGCTAGATATGATTGTTTGACAGTGATGAAGAAGTTTTTACTGATTACATGGACACATTTTATAACAGCTCCTCCTGGCATGGAGATCGTTGATTTCTTGCCAACTCCTTCGGTTTTGCCGTCGTGGATAACTGAGGAAGAACTCATGGTTTTTGCAGACAAATTCCAAGAGTCTGGTTTCACTGGTGCATTCAATTACTACCGCGCAATGGACCT AAGCTGGGAGCTTCTAGCACCATGGCAAGGATCAAAGATAACAGTTCCAACTAAGTTTATTGCTGGAGACAAAGATGTTGGTTTTCAAAATGGGGGTACAAAAGATTTTGTGGAAGGTGATATTTTCAAGAGTCTTGTTCCCAACCTTGAAGTGGTTATACTAGATGGTCACCACCATATACATCAAGAGAAAGCTCAAATTGTTTCGGAGGAAATCCTTTCCTTCATCCGTAAACTATCTCTAGATTAG
- the LOC25501615 gene encoding folate transporter 1, chloroplastic isoform X2 has protein sequence MLTVPPKRNRLRWESTVAVGAAGLTTLAIKYPLDIVQTRFEVNDRRLFSQFPKYNGTVHAIFTIARTEGLKGLYAGFLTKTIGPFIALSAYLSCYSKYKQGYARSKEAKQSDAKSREEPFRPSLAATLQSAALVSLRMHESFYGSEDKIAASDTASSGTAILWDI, from the exons ATGTTAACCGTACCGCCCAAGCGCAATCGATTGCGATGGGAGAGCACCGTCGCTGTAGGTGCCGCCGGACTCACTACATTAGCCATCAAGTATCCGCTTGACATTGTCCAAACTAGATTTGAAG ttaatGACCGTCGACTCTTCTCTCAGTTTCCTAAATACAACGGTACTGTTCACGCCATTTTCACCATTGCTCGCACCGAG GGATTGAAAGGGCTATATGCAGGCTTTCTTACTAAGACTATTGGGCCATTTATTGCATTGAGTGCATATCTCAGTTG TTATAGCAAATATAAACAAGGATATGCTAGGAGCAAAGAAGCTAAACAAAGTGATGCCAAGAGCAGAGAGGAGCCGTTTAGGCCAAGTCTTGCCGCAACTCTTCAATCAGCAGCTTTG GTTTCGTTGCGCATGCATGAATCCTTTTACGGTAGTGAAGACAAGATTGCAGCTTCAGACACCGCTTCATCAGGCACGGCCATACTCTGGGATATATG a
- the LOC25501615 gene encoding folate transporter 1, chloroplastic isoform X1, translating into MLTVPPKRNRLRWESTVAVGAAGLTTLAIKYPLDIVQTRFEVNDRRLFSQFPKYNGTVHAIFTIARTEGLKGLYAGFLTKTIGPFIALSAYLSCYSKYKQGYARSKEAKQSDAKSREEPFRPSLAATLQSAALVSLRMHESFYGSEDKIAASDTASSGTAILWDIWSALHLKLTIYSELFTFGLTFIMFCV; encoded by the exons ATGTTAACCGTACCGCCCAAGCGCAATCGATTGCGATGGGAGAGCACCGTCGCTGTAGGTGCCGCCGGACTCACTACATTAGCCATCAAGTATCCGCTTGACATTGTCCAAACTAGATTTGAAG ttaatGACCGTCGACTCTTCTCTCAGTTTCCTAAATACAACGGTACTGTTCACGCCATTTTCACCATTGCTCGCACCGAG GGATTGAAAGGGCTATATGCAGGCTTTCTTACTAAGACTATTGGGCCATTTATTGCATTGAGTGCATATCTCAGTTG TTATAGCAAATATAAACAAGGATATGCTAGGAGCAAAGAAGCTAAACAAAGTGATGCCAAGAGCAGAGAGGAGCCGTTTAGGCCAAGTCTTGCCGCAACTCTTCAATCAGCAGCTTTG GTTTCGTTGCGCATGCATGAATCCTTTTACGGTAGTGAAGACAAGATTGCAGCTTCAGACACCGCTTCATCAGGCACGGCCATACTCTGGGATATATGGTCTGCTCTCCATCTTAAATTAACTATATATTCTGAACTGTTCACTTTTGGGTTAACTTTCATCATGTTCTGTGTTTAA
- the LOC11408170 gene encoding folate transporter 1, chloroplastic, with translation MNELQWEYPVASLTTGFAFITFQYPLDVVQTRLQVHDGRLFSQYPRYNNTTHAIFTIARKEGLKGLYAGFPAGLLGATISWSLLVFYYGIVKDRHARSKVEKSGALMTVCLCANPAFVVKTRLQLQTPLHHARPYSGLYDAFRTIKREEGFSAFYRGIVPGFFLISQAAIQFIVYEQLRKTVVNLKTKGSKIQHQKPDQILKSVDYAVLGATSKVAALLSLHPIHVIRTRLQQRPDSDGIPRYKNSWHVVKETARFEGVRGFYKGITPNLLKNVPISSIAYIVYGKVLKLLKSARGKD, from the exons ATGAATGAGTTGCAATGGGAGTACCCCGTCGCCAGCTTAACCACCGGATTCGCCTTCATCACTTTCCAGTATCCCCTTGATGTTGTCCAAACTAGGCTTCAAG TTCACGATGGTAGACTCTTCTCTCAATATCCCAGATACAACAACACTACTCACGCTATTTTCACCATTGCTCGTAAAGAG GGATTGAAAGGGCTATATGCAGGCTTTCCTGCTGGGCTTCTTGGCGCAACTATTTCATGGAGTTTATTAGTCTTTTA CTATGGAATAGTTAAAGACAGACATGCTAGGAGCAAAGTGGAGAAGTCAGGAGCTTTGATGACG GTTTGCTTGTGCGCAAATCCTGCTTTTGTAGTGAAGACAAGGTTGCAGCTTCAGACGCCTCTTCATCATGCACGGCCATATTCTGGGCTATATG ATGCATTTAGAACCATAAAGAGGGAAGAAGGATTCAGTGCATTTTACAGAGGAATTGTTCCTGGTTTTTTTCTG ATCTCTCAAGCTGCTATTCAATTCATAGTATACGAGCAGCTTCGTAAAACTGTTGTCAATTTGAAGACCAAAGGAAGTAAAATACAACATCAAAAACCTGATCAAATCTTG AAATCTGTTGATTATGCTGTTCTTGGAGCAACATCAAAAGTTGCTGCATTACTCTCACTCCATCCAATTCAT GTTATACGGACTCGTTTGCAG CAACGACCTGACAGCGATGGAATACCAAGATATAAGAACAGTTGGCATGTTGTAAAAGAAACTGCACG GTTTGAAGGTGTCCGAGGTTTTTACAAGGGAATCACCCCAAATCTCTTGAAAAATGTTCCAATTTCTTCAATAGCATATATCGTTTATGGAAAAGTTCTAAAGTTACTTAAATCGGCTAGAGGGAAGGactga